CTTCGCCAAGGGCGTCCATGCGCTGATCGACACCATCCGCGCCAACTGCGACAAGCTCTCCGGCTTCAAGAAAGACATCGCCCTGTTCGGCCTCGGCAAAACCTGCATGAGCGGCAAGGGTGGCTTCGGCCACTTCTCGTCGTCCACCGATTATGGCCGCCGCCAAGACACCCCCGACGAGTTCAAGGATCGCTTGCGCAAGAACCTGCAGCGCATCAACGCCCTGGTTTTCGACAACGACAAGGAGAACAAGGCATACCGGCAGGACATCAACGACCTGCTGCCGAAAGCCAAGGCGGATCTGGCCTACTTCGATCCGCCCTACGCCACCGAATTTTCGACCACCAACTACGAGCGGGCCTACCACTTCGTGGAGGGGCTCATGACCTATTGGGAAGGGCTCGAAATCAAGGCCGACACCAAGGTCAAGTATTACGAGACCGACCACAAGACCGTCACCAAGGCCAATGCCAGCGAGTTCTTCCAGACCTTTCTCGGCAACGCCAAGCACATCCCGCACTGGCTGATCTCCTACCGCGATCACGCCTATCCCAACGAGCAGGAGATGAAGCGGATCATCGGCTCCTTCGGAAAGCAGAGCCGGATGAAATCCAAGGATCACCACTACGCCATAACCTCAAAGCACGGCGAGGCTTCCAACGCCAAGGAGCGTCTGTTCGTCTGCGCTCCCGGGGCCAAGGCCAGCGCCGAGCGGGAGGAAAAACCCGTTCCGATGGCCGCCGCCGCGAACTTCCACACCAGCATTCCAGTGGACATCCGGCTGGGCGATGGTGAACGCCTCGCGACCGAGGCTATGGATGTCGGCTCGGCGGGCGACCCCCAGTTCAGCTTCGTGCTCTGCCGCACCGGGACCAACAAGAACGGCGACCACTTCACCGCCGAGGAGTTGTCCGGTCGGCACATGACGGCCGTGAACAAGAAGGTCGATCTGCAGCATTCGCAGGAGTTCAACGACATCGTCGGTGGCATCGTCGCCGCCGACTACCTGGAGGACGACAACGGCGGCCGCGTGGAATGCGTCGGCGAGCTGTACGTCCACGACACCCCAGCCGCCCGGCTGGCCTACAAGCTGATGAAGCGCGGGATCATCTCCCAGGTTTCCATGGAATGCGACTACCAGGAGGGCGAATGCTCGGTCTGCCACAAGCGATTCCAGAACAAGGCCGACTACTGCACCCACCTGCGCAAATTCAAGGGCCGTGATTTCAACGGCCAACCCGTTTTCGAGATTCTGCACGGCGTCACTTTCACCGGACTGGGACTGCTCGACCGCAAAGGCGCGGACGAGAACGCCAGGATTCTGCAGGTGGCGTCCCTTCAGAGCCAGCCCGACCAATCCCAACCCGAAGGAGATTCCACGATGGAAGAGAAAACCAAACCTACCGATGAACCGGCCGTCGAAGCGGCCAAGAAGAAACCGGCCCAACAGGAAGGCGATCCTGCCCGCGTTTCCGACCTGGAAAAGGAAAACCGGCAGCTCAAGGCCCAGGTGGCCGAACTGCAGAAGCGCGTCCAGGAACTGGAAGCCGAACAAAAGGCGGCCGCTTGCCGCTCCCGCGCCAAGAAGCTGCTCACCCGGCTGGAGAAGCAGGGGCTCTCCTTTGCGTCCGATGAGGACCGGGAAGCCGAGCTGAAACGACTGGCCGAACTGTCCGACGAAGCCTTCGCCGCCACCGAGGCCGCTTACGAGCGCCTGCCCAAATCGGCCAAGGCGGACAAGGACAAGGAAGAGAAACCCGCTGACAGCGACCAGGGCGGCAAGCCCGCCGCCAAGGCATCGACGGAAACCCCGCTGCGCAGCGACGCCGGTGTCAGGCCCCACGATGTGGACGACCGCAAGGTGTCGCTCGAGGACCGTCTGCGCGACGGGTTCATGGCCGCTTACCGCAACCGTGTCGGCGAGGACTCTCCCGAACACTTGCAAATCAACGCATAAGGAGGAAACACCATGTCATTCATCAATCCGTGTCACCGCAGCCTCGCCTATGGCGACGGCCACATCCAGGGCGACGGCCAGCTCGGCCAGGTGGTCCGCGTGGTCGGCGACGACCTGTTCGCCGTCAACACCGATCCCACCAAACGCTCCTTCGGCATCCTGATCAAGGATTACGCCGGTGGCGAAATGCCCGGCATCTACTGCGACGGCGGCGTTTACGAGACCGACGCCTTCGAAGGGACCGTCGTCGCCGGAGACGACCTGAAAGTTTCGGCGAGCGGTCGCCTGACCAACGGCGTCGCGGCCGGAGAGCACGTCGTCGCCCACGCCATTTCTGTACAGAGCGGCGTCCTCAAATTCCGCCTGCTCGTCTAACCCAAGGAGCCAACGCACATGAAAACCAATCAGTTGAAGATCCATTCGCAGGAATACATGGAAACCATGGCGCGGCTCATGAGCGAGGCTCTCGAGTCGCCCGAAGGCATGCGGGCGCTTGCCGCCGCCATCGCCGCGCCCATCGAACAAGAGATCAAGCGCAAGGAGATCTCCTCGCTGCTGCTCACCAAGCACACGTTGCCCAAGGGCGAACGTCCGGTCTACCAGAAGAAACCGACCGTCAAAGCCCACTGGATCAGCAAGGACGGCGACGCCCAGGAGCAGGAGGTGGGCAAGGACGAGGTCGAGTTCCCCACCAACCGCATCCACTCCAACCCGATGGTGGACGTTTCTGTCCTCAAAAACGGCAACATCGGCACGCTGATGGACATTCAGACCAGCGCCGCCGACGCCATCCGCAAGGAGATGGACCGACGCACCATCTCGGTGCTCTCCTCGGCCATCCCGGCGGCCAACACCATCGAGGTCACCGGCGATCTGCTCACCGAGGATGCACTGAACGAGGCCATCTCGATCATCGAGGACCTGGAGCTGTCGGTGAAGTACATCGTCATGCGCGGCCGCCGTTTCAACGACATGCGCGGCTGGAACCTCGATCCCCAGACCAAGCTCGAGCTGCGCCAGAAGGGTGTCATCAAGAACTACGGCACCGGCGGCATTCTGTTGACCGCCTCCATGCCGCTGGACGAGATCATCATCGTCCCGGATGAAGAGGTCGGAAAGATGCCGGTGCGCGAAAACCTGAAGACGGAGTCCATCGATCAGAAGACCCGCTTCAAGACCGGCTGGCTGGTGTGGTCCGAGATCGGTCAGGGCATTACTCGCCCCGACATCATGGCCAAGGTCAAACTGGTTCCGTAATCCGGGAGGTGATGTGACATGAATCGAATCAAGAACATCCGTCCCGGCGTTCTGGTGATCCCCGACGCCGGGTTGAAGCTCAAACCCGGTCAGGTGGTCGAGGTGGAACGCCTTACCAAGCAGATCCAGGCGGCTCTCAAGAACGGCCGCCTGGCCATGGCCGACAAACCGAAGCAGGAACCGCTCGCCCCTCCAGAGCCCGACCAGGACGCGGAACCGGTGGACCTGAGCAAACTCTCCGCCACCGACGCCATCTCCAGGGTCAACGAGGAAGCCAATCCGGAAACCCTCAAAGGCTACATGGACACCGAGAAACGCCGCACGGTGATCGACGCGCTCAAGAGCCGTCTGGAGGGTCTGCAAGGTGCTGCTGAGTAACCTCATCGCCGACCTGCGGCTTGACCTGTCCGATCCGGGCGCATCTCTCTTCGAGGATCAGACTCTGGAGAGGTGCGTCCGGAAGGCCGTTTTCCGGGTCGGCCGTGACCTCGACCAATCGCTGACGATCACGGCCGGAGAGATTACCCCCGATCCCACCGGCGAGGTCCGCGAGCTTTTGGTGATCATGGCGCAGATCCACGCCTGCCAGGTCATGCGTTCGGCCACCGCCAACGCCTTCTCCTTTTCCAGCGGCGACAAGCGGGTGGACAAAACCGGCCAGCCCGGCCACTGGGCCAAGCTCGAGGCCGATCTGCTCGCCGACTACCGCCAGCGGCTCACCGAGCTGCGTCCGGCCACCCAGCTCGATCAGGAAGCCTACATCCTGACTCCGAGCGGCCTTACGCCGGTCATCTACGAACAAGGGATCGATCTCGATGTTGTTGAATGAGCGGGAACGCGCCGAAGCCGTGGCCGACGTCGCCCGGCTGATCCTCTCCTCCGGCCAGACCGCACGCATCCTGCGCGTGGTTCCCGGCGAGCGGCTCTACGGCACCGACGATGCCGAATACGCGGAAGTCGCTGTCATCCCCCTCGAGCTGAACGAAACCCCGCCGGAGGAGCTGAGCGGCAAGATCGACGCGCTCGCCTGCGTTCTTCCGGATGCCGATGTCCGGGGGGAAGACCGTTTGGCCGCAGACCGGGAAACCTATCGCATACAGAGTGTGGAAGAAGAACACTTTTTCGGGGCCGTCACTCACAAGAACCTGCAACTGGTGAAGCTCAATGGGCGTTAGGCGGACCGGTGACTGGGACAAGGCCCGCGCCAAGCTGACCACCGGCATGGGGCCGCGCCTGGCCACGGTCCTGCGTCAGGCCACGATCCGCAACGCCCTTTTTCTGGTGCGCGAGATCCAGCGGGGGATTCGCTCCCAGGCCCCGGGCGGACAGGCCTTCGTGAAACTCGCCGAGAGCACCATCGAGCGCAAAGGTTCCAGCAAGGCGCTCATCGACACCGGCTTTCTCGTCAACGCCATCACCCAGAAGATCATGGCCGACAAGGCGTTCGTCGGCCTGCTGCGCGGCACCGTCAACAAGGACGGGGAAGACATGGTGAACATCGGTGCCGTCATGGAGTACGGAGCCACCATCAAACATCCGAACGGCGCGACCATCGTCATCCCCGCTAGACCCTTTCTGCATCCGGTGATGGAGAAGTACCGCAAGCAGATCCTCCAGAACTATCGCGAGGCGATCCGCTCCGCGCTTTGAGCCTCCGACACATCGCCAGCGCTTCCGGTAAGTAACCAGGCAGAAAACGGAGGCGTCCCTTGAGCACGATACAGACCGTCACAGAAACACTGATCCGCCTGGCCAAGCAGGCCATCCACCCGGACACCGTGCTGGTGTTCCCGGATGACCTGTTCGAGGTCCAGCGCACCCCCAGCGTCATCCTCCAGGGGCCGAAGCTGACGGAAGACCGTTTCCGCCGCAGCCAGAGCCGCCTATTCGAGAAGAATGTCGCGGAGCTGAGTTTCGAGGAGAGCCGGTTTCCCCGGCTCTATCACCTCGATTTCGACCTGGTGGTGACCGTGGACCGGGAAGCCGAACTGCTCGGTTTTCACGAGTCGGTATCGCGGTTTCTCCAGCTTCACCCGGAGATCGCCATCACCGACCAGGGCAGCCTGAACCTCACCGAACTGGTTCCTCTGGGCGGTCTGGCCCGGGTGAACCTCTCCAACCTCCGGCAGAGCTCCGGACGCATCCGCATCGAATCCTGCCCGGTGTACGACGGCGACCTGCGCGACGGTCGGCTGATCCGGGACCGGACCTTCCAGTTTCACGGCGACGTGACAGAGCAACGAACAATTCAACCGTAAAGGAGAACAACCGTGATCGAGATCAGAAACCTGCAGTTCCAACCCCTGACGTTCAACCTCTCCGGCCAGGGAACCCTCCACCTCGGGCCGCGAGAGCGCAAGAGCATCGCCCGCAAGGACCTCTCCGCCGAGATCAAGACCGCCGGAAAACGCGGACTGGTACGCATCACCGACCTGACCGGCGGCGCGGAACCTGAGCCGGAAAAGCCCACGACGACCGAGGACGCCGGAACCGATGAGGCCAAGACCAC
The Pelobacter seleniigenes DSM 18267 DNA segment above includes these coding regions:
- a CDS encoding DNA adenine methylase, encoding MELFATDLERLAFLLEADAALTLDPDTLGSEAAEQSAPEELPPEKRPKYITNYIGSKQKLVDWIWKHTPEGTGTVLDAFSGSAVVAYMYKTKGLQVIANDRLRYCHHAAKAIIENNSVRLSEDEIEALLADNAKAGSFVQDNFKGIFFAKGVHALIDTIRANCDKLSGFKKDIALFGLGKTCMSGKGGFGHFSSSTDYGRRQDTPDEFKDRLRKNLQRINALVFDNDKENKAYRQDINDLLPKAKADLAYFDPPYATEFSTTNYERAYHFVEGLMTYWEGLEIKADTKVKYYETDHKTVTKANASEFFQTFLGNAKHIPHWLISYRDHAYPNEQEMKRIIGSFGKQSRMKSKDHHYAITSKHGEASNAKERLFVCAPGAKASAEREEKPVPMAAAANFHTSIPVDIRLGDGERLATEAMDVGSAGDPQFSFVLCRTGTNKNGDHFTAEELSGRHMTAVNKKVDLQHSQEFNDIVGGIVAADYLEDDNGGRVECVGELYVHDTPAARLAYKLMKRGIISQVSMECDYQEGECSVCHKRFQNKADYCTHLRKFKGRDFNGQPVFEILHGVTFTGLGLLDRKGADENARILQVASLQSQPDQSQPEGDSTMEEKTKPTDEPAVEAAKKKPAQQEGDPARVSDLEKENRQLKAQVAELQKRVQELEAEQKAAACRSRAKKLLTRLEKQGLSFASDEDREAELKRLAELSDEAFAATEAAYERLPKSAKADKDKEEKPADSDQGGKPAAKASTETPLRSDAGVRPHDVDDRKVSLEDRLRDGFMAAYRNRVGEDSPEHLQINA
- a CDS encoding HK97-fold major capsid protein, giving the protein MKTNQLKIHSQEYMETMARLMSEALESPEGMRALAAAIAAPIEQEIKRKEISSLLLTKHTLPKGERPVYQKKPTVKAHWISKDGDAQEQEVGKDEVEFPTNRIHSNPMVDVSVLKNGNIGTLMDIQTSAADAIRKEMDRRTISVLSSAIPAANTIEVTGDLLTEDALNEAISIIEDLELSVKYIVMRGRRFNDMRGWNLDPQTKLELRQKGVIKNYGTGGILLTASMPLDEIIIVPDEEVGKMPVRENLKTESIDQKTRFKTGWLVWSEIGQGITRPDIMAKVKLVP